Proteins from one Candidatus Polarisedimenticolia bacterium genomic window:
- a CDS encoding YciI family protein: protein MKYLCLVYGDENKLAEMDDRECLAHDARLRDSGHCVASEALQPVSTATTVRVRQGRMSVSDGPYVETKEALAGFYLIEARDLNEAIQLASGIPPAAVGGIEVRPIRPIRESPRKGAKPPL, encoded by the coding sequence ATGAAGTACCTTTGCCTCGTCTACGGCGACGAGAACAAGCTGGCGGAGATGGACGATCGCGAGTGCCTGGCCCACGACGCCCGGCTGCGGGACAGCGGCCACTGCGTCGCCTCTGAAGCGCTGCAGCCGGTCTCCACTGCCACTACCGTCCGGGTGCGCCAGGGCAGGATGTCGGTCTCCGATGGCCCTTACGTGGAGACCAAGGAAGCCCTCGCCGGCTTCTATCTCATCGAGGCGCGCGATCTCAACGAAGCCATCCAGCTGGCTTCCGGGATTCCTCCCGCCGCCGTCGGCGGCATCGAGGTGCGTCCCATCCGCCCGATCCGCGAATCTCCCCGCAAAGGCGCCAAGCCGCCCCTCTGA
- a CDS encoding VOC family protein, whose protein sequence is MATKITPFLWFNNQAEEAAKFYTSVFKNSKINTVTRYGAEGPGPKDSVMTVDFTLDGQELTAINGGSHYTLTPAISFVVHCRTQQEIDEYWDKLLAGGEAMQCGWLTDRFGLSWQITPTILLEMIQDKNAARKSRVMQAMMQMVKLDIQKLKDAYERA, encoded by the coding sequence ATGGCGACCAAGATCACGCCGTTCCTGTGGTTCAACAACCAGGCCGAGGAGGCCGCAAAGTTCTACACCTCGGTTTTCAAGAACTCGAAGATCAACACCGTCACCCGCTACGGCGCGGAAGGTCCGGGTCCGAAGGACTCGGTGATGACCGTGGACTTCACCCTCGACGGCCAGGAGCTCACGGCGATCAACGGCGGCTCGCACTACACCCTCACGCCGGCAATCTCCTTCGTCGTGCACTGCCGGACGCAGCAGGAAATCGATGAGTACTGGGACAAGCTGCTCGCCGGCGGAGAGGCGATGCAATGCGGCTGGCTCACCGACCGCTTCGGCCTGTCATGGCAGATCACTCCGACCATCCTGCTCGAGATGATCCAGGACAAGAACGCGGCCCGGAAGAGCAGGGTCATGCAGGCGATGATGCAGATGGTGAAGCTGGACATCCAGAAGCTGAAGGACGCCTACGAGCGGGCTTGA